In the Sandaracinus amylolyticus genome, ACCGCCCTTCGCGCCGGAGCGCGACGGAGCGATCCCACGTCCCGACGCGGGCCCGATCATCATCCGGCCTCGCGACTCGGGCGCCGAGCCGATGGACGCCGAGCTCGATGCGGGCGCGTTCGACGGCGGCGAGACCGATGCCGGCGTCGGGCTGCCGATCGTCGACGGAGTGATCGGCGAGCGCGAGTACGAGCTCGGGATCGAGGTGACGAGCTCGACGCCCGCGACCCTGTTCGCCGATCGGCTCACGCGGTTGCTCGTGGTGCGCACCGGATCGCGGCTGTGGATCGGGATCGAGGGCAGCGTCGAGGTGGGGCGCGGCATGATGCTCCTGCTCGACGCGGCGTACGGCAGCGAGGAAGGCGTCACCCTCACCGCGAGCAGCCTCGCCGACACCGCGGGCACGCTCGACGCCGCGCTCAGCACCGTGGCGTTCTTCGGCTCCGAGGACGCGTTCCGCCCCGAGTACGCGTGGGGCGAGCTCGCCGAGATCCCGTTCTCGATCTCGGGAACGGACGACCTGGTCGGGTGGCGAGACATCACCATCACCGACGACTTCGCCGCGCTCACGGTCGGCAACCAAACGGTGTGCACCGAGGACGCGTGCGAGACGTCGATCCCGATCGGCGGCACCGGGATCCTCCGCGCGGGAGACATCGCGATCGCGGTGCGCTCGTTCGACGAGGACGGTGTGCTCTCGAGCCAGACGCTCCCGCTCGACGAGCCCGGCGCGCCCGAGTCGATCGCGACGGTGCTCCTGGTGCCGGCGCCGGAGTGAGCAGCGATTCGCTCCGCTCTCGGACTGATCGCCACGACTCTGTTAGCTTCGCGCGCGTGGATCGCGATCCCTTCCTTCTCGTCGTCAACCCACGCGCGGGCGCAGGTCGCGCCGAGAAGCGCCTCCCCGCGCTGAGCGACGCGCTGCGCGCGGCGGGCGCGGAGTTCGAGATCGCGCGCACCGCCGGCCCGCGCCACGCCACCGAGATCGTGCGCGATGCGCTCGGGCGCGGCGTGCGCGGCATCGGCGTGGTCGGAGGCGACGGGACGCTCAACGAAGCGGTGAACGGGTTTTTCGACGCCGACGGTCGCGTGATCGAGCCCGACGCGTGGATCGGCCCGCTCTCGTGCGGCACCGGCGGCGACTTCCGCAAGACGATCGGCAGCCCCGACGTCGGCGCGGGCGGGCGCGGCATGGACGCGCTCGCGAATCGCTTCGTCGCCGCGAAGCCGAGGCCGCTCGACGTCGGCTGGCTCGAGATGATCGATCACGAGGGCGTGCCCGCGCGCCGCGCGTTCCTGAACATCGCGAGCTTCGGCGTGGGCGGGCTCGTCGATCGCCTGGTGAACGAGACGCCGAAGTGGATGGGCGGCACGCCCGCGTTCTTCCTCGGCACGGTGCGCGCGCTCGCGCGGTATCGCAGCCAGCGGGTGCGGGTGCGGCTCGACGACGGCCCGGCGCGCGAGACGAAGATCGTGAACATGGCGGTCGCGAACGGCCGCTTCTTCGGCGGCGGCATGCAGATCGCGCCGCGTGCCGAGATCGACGACGGGCTCTTCGACGTCGTCGGGCTCGAGATGGACGTGAGCGCGAGCTTCGGGCTCACGTCGCGCATCTACCAGGGCCGCCACCTCGATCGCCCCGGCGTCACGTTCGAGCGCGCGCGCCGGGTGCGCGCCGAGCCGGTGAACGAGGGCGACCACGTGCTGCTCGACGTCGATGGTGAAGCGCCGGGGCGCCTGCCCGCGACGTTCTCGGTGCGCGCGAGCGCGATCCACCTGCGCGGATGAAACGAGCGCTGCGCGCAGTGCTGCTCGGCGGTGCGGGCGGCGCGTGCATCGCGGTCGCGGGATCGCCGCTCGAGCTCGTCGCGCTCGCGTTCCTCGGCCCCGCGCTGCTCCTGCTCGCGATCGACGATGGCGAGACGTCGCCGCGCATCGCGCTGCTCGCGGGCGCGTCGTGCGGCTTCGTGTGCAACGCGATCACGACGTCGTGGATCGTCCCGCTGCTCGAGGAGTACGCGGCGTTCCCGACGATCGCAGGCGTCGCGGTGGGCGCGCTGATGTGGATCGGACAGGCGCTGCCCATCGCCGTCGGTGCGTGGCTCGCGGCGCCGCTGATGACGCGGGGGATCGCGGGATGGATCGCGCTGCCGATCACGCTGACGATCGCGGGCTCGATCGCGCCGATGCTGTTCCCGTGGCGGCTCGGGGTGTCGCAGATGCCGGGCGTCACGTTCGTGCAGCTCGCGGAGCTCGGCGGGCCGCCGCTGATCGATCTCGCGCTCGCGCTCGGCTCGTGCGCCGCGATGCACGCGCTGCGTCGCCGCGATCCGCGGGTCGCGGTGATCGCGGCGCTGGTGATCGCCCTGCCCTACGCATACGGCGCGTGGCGCATCGACGCGATCCGCGCGCAGCGCGAGGCTGCCCCGAGCCTGCGGATCGGCGTGGTCCAGCCGAACCTCGGCGTGCGCGAGAAACACGACCCGTTCCTGCGCGACGCGCACCTTCGTCTGCACCGCGACATGACGCGCGAGCTCGAGGCGCGCGGCGTCGATCTCGTGCTCTGGCCCGAGAGCTCGTACCCCTCGTACCTGCCGCACGATCCCAACCGCGATCTGCGCGCGATCGGGCGCATCCTGAGCGACGGAGTGCGCGGCCCGATCCTCTTCGGCGCGCTCACCGAGGCGCCCGGCCGCCGCTACAACTCGGTGATCGGCCTGGCGCGCGAGGGCCACGTCACCGGCATCTACGACAAGGTCAACCTGCTCGCGTTCGGCGAGTACGTGCCGCTCTGGGACTTCCTCCCGCCGCTGCAGCGGGTGGTGCGTCGCGGCTTCACCCATGGGCTCGCGGAAGGCACGGTGCCGATCGCGGGCGCGCACGTCGGCGTGCTCAACTGCTACGAGGATCTCCTCGTCGAGCACGCGCGCCTGACCGCCGCGCTCGACCCGTCGTTCCTCGCGAACTTCACCAACGACGCGTGGTTCGGCGACACGTTCGCGCCGCACCTGCACCACATGCTCGCGCGCCTACGCGCGGTCGAGACGCGCCGCGATCTGGTGCGCGCGGTGAACACCGGCGTGAGCGGCCTCGTGCTCGCGACCGGCGAGGACGCGGGCCGCACCCCGCCCTTCGAGCGCACGTCGTTCATCGCCGAGGTGCGCCTCCTCGACGGCGCGCTGACGCCGTGGGTCCGCTTCGGCGACCTCGTGACGCCCGCATTGCTCGGCGTGTACCTCGCGATGGCCTTCGCGCGACGGCGCGCACCGGTGGCGACGACCTAGCCCGCAGCATCCGAGCGTCGCGAGTCAGAATTCTCGCGTTCGTGACCAAGCGTATGAGGTCACGAGTCAGAATTCTCGCTCACGACGACTGCCCCCACAGGTCGCGAGTCAGAATTCTCGCCCTCGTGCTCATCCTGTCCAATCCGCGGTCGCTCGCGCGTCATCGGCGCGACGGTCACGGTGACCGTGCACGACCCGAGGAGATCCACATGCCCAAGTACCTCTGCCTCCAGCGTTCCCTTCCGGGTGGCTCGCCCGCGGAGAAGCCCTCCCCCGCGCAGATGCAGGCGATGTACGCGAAGTTCGATGCTTGGAGGCAGAAGTTCCAGGCGAACCTCACGGACCTCGGCGGCCGGCTCGGCCAGGGCCGGCTCGTGACGAGCGAGCCGGTCCCCGACGGCCCGTTCGTGGAGCTCAAGGAGCTCGTGGGCGGGTACATGATCGTGACCGCGAGCAGCCTCGACGAGGCCGCCGCGATCGCACGCGAGTGCCCCGGGCTCGTGAGCGCGGGCTCCGGCGTCGAGGTCATCGAGATCCGCACGCCGTGAGTCCGGCCGCGCAGGGCGACGCGTTCTTCCGCCACGAGTACGGGCGCCTCGTCGCGATGCTCGTGCGTCGCGTCGGCGCCCGGCACCTCGAGGCGATCGAGGACGCGGTGCAGAGCGCGCTGCTCGCCGCGCTCGAGACCTGGCCGACGGGCGGCGCGCCGGAGAATCCGTCCGCGTGGCTCTTCCGGTCGGCGCACAACGCCGTGCTCGGCTCGCTACGGAGCGAGACGCGTCGCGCGCGGCTTCGCGGACGGCACCGCCCGGAGAGCGAGCTCACCGACGCGCCGGAGGCCTACCTCGCTGCCGACGTGCCCGACGACCTCCTTCGGATGCTGTTCGTCTGTTGCGATCCCGGGATCCCAATCGAGGCGCAGCTCGTGCTCGCGCTCAAGACCCTCTGCGGCTTCGGCGTCCGCGAGATCGCGGAGCGCCTGTTCCTCACCGAAGCGAACGTCTACAAGCGGCTCGCGCGAGCGCGCGAGCGGCTGCGCCGGCGATCGCCGCTCGAGGGCGATCTCGCACTGCCGGAGCTCGCGTCGCGGGCTCCGGCAGTGCGCGCAGTCTTGTATCTCATGTTCACCGAGGGACACCTCTCGTCGCACGCCGACGGCGCGGTGCGCGTCGAGCTCTGCGACGAGGCCGTCCGCCTCGCGATGCTCCTTTCGGATCATGGAGCTGGCAACACGGCGGAGACGGCGGCGTTGCTCGCGCTGATGCACCTCCACCGCGCGCGTACGCCCGCGAGGCTGGATCCAGCAGGAGGCCTCGTTCTGCTCGAGGAGCAGGACCGCGCCGCGTGGGACGCCGACGAGATTCACGCCGGGCTCGCGTGGCTCGAGCGCTCGGCGAGCGGCGACGTGCTCTCGCGGTACCACATCGAGGCCGCGATCGCGGCGGAGCACTCCCTGGCCGCGTCGTTCGCGAGCACGCGATGGGATCGCGTGATCGAGCTGTACGAACAGCTCGAGCGTCTCGCCCCGTCGCCGCTCCACCGACTCAACCGCGCGATCGCAACGGCAGAGTGGCGTGGTGCGCAGGCGGGACTCGCCGTGCTCGACGACGTCGAGCCGCCGACGTGGCTCGCGGGATGGTTCCTCTGGGCCGCGGTGCTCGCCGACCTCCACCTGCGCGCGGGCCATCGCGAGCGGGCGGATCGCTACCGCGAGCTCGCGCTCGAGGCTGCGCCCTCGCCGCAGCTGCGCGACGTGCTCGCACGCCGGCTCGCGGAGTAACGCGCGGCTTGCCCACGCCGCGGCGCCCCCCGCACGCACCGTCCGCTCCGCGACCGTCGCGCGCTCTTCGCTCGACCCGCACCCCCGCACGCACCGTCCGCTACGCGGCCGTCGCGCGCTCCCCGCCGCACGCACCGTCCGCTACGCGGCCGTCGCGCGCTCCTCCCCCAATTCCCGCGCGCAGAGCGCGCGCACACGCGCGACTTCGTCGCGCGGTGCTACCCGCGAGCGTGCGAGCCGCGCGAACAGCGCGGATCGCTCGCGAGCCATCTCACCCCCACCCAGCAAGACGGCAGAACCGCGGTGCCGGGCGCGAGGGGGTGGGTCCGGCGGCCCCGTGCGACGGGGGCTCGCAGACTCCGACCACACACTGACGTCAGCAGCGCGGCAGAGCGCAACGCGCGCGCCGCGATGCGCCCACCGCTTCCCGACATCCCCACCGCGATCGAGAGGCAGCCCGCGAGCACCAGGCCGCCGGACCCACCCCCTCGCGCCTCTCGCCGAGACCTACTCCTTCGTGCCCTGCCCCACGAAGTAGTCTTCGCGATCCCGAAACAGCGCGTTGAAGGTCGTCAGCGAGCCGTAACAAGCGGTGATGTACTGCTGGAGCTGCACCTTCTCGTCGTCGGCGAGGCCCTTGCTCGAGTTCACCTTCTGCTCGAGCACGCGCAGCTTGTCGCGGAGCATCACGATCTTGTGGAAGAACTGATCGAGCGGGACGCTCTTCGGCTGCGTCCCGTCCTTGCCCGGCTTGAGGATCATCTCGCCGCCGCGCCATCGATCGCCCATCGCGACGTCGCCGACCCCCAGCTCCTCGAGGAGCACCTCGCGCAGCACCCGGCGGAACTCGTCCTGGTCCATGTCGATGTCGATCTCCTGCGGGAGCGGCTTCTTCGGCTCGTCCGCGCGTGCTTCGTCCTCGCGCATCCGGCGCGGCGTGCCCGCCGCGACCTTGCGCTTCAGCGCTCCGTCCCACGACGTGCCGCGCGCCTTGTAGTGCGAGCACGTGTTGTCGTCGCGGAGGGGCGGCACCCAGCATCCGAGCCGACACTCGCCTTCCTGCGCACCGTCGTCCGTCTCGCGGTACGAGATGAAGAACGAGCAGGTGCCACAGCGTCCGGCGAGATCGCGCTCCATGCGGGGACGCCAAGATAGCACCCGTCCGCGCACGCGCGTACGCTCCCTTCTCCCATGAAGGTCACGCCGTTCAACCAGCCTCCGCCCGCGCTGGGCAACCAGTACGACGAGGATCGACCGCTCCGTTCGCTGCTCGCCCGCATCGTCCCCCGCGACGCGCTCCTCTCGATCGAGCCCGTGCTGCGCGACCTCGGCGAGCTCGCCGGCGGCGAGCTCTACCGGATGCAGCTCGACGATCGCGAGAACGACCCGAAGCTCGTCCACTGGGACGCGTGGGGCAATCGCATCGATCACATCGAGGTCTCGCCGCTCTGGAGGCGCGCCGAGCGCATCGCCGCGGAGAAGGGCCTGGTCGCGACCGCCTACGAGCGTCGCCTCGGCGCGCTCTCGCGCGTGCACCAGTTCTCGCTCGTGCACCTCTTCGGGCCCGCGACCGACATCTACGCGTGCCCCCTCGCGATGACCGACGGCGCGGCGCGCACCCTGCTCGAGTCGGGCAACGCGGTGCTCGCGGAGCGCGCGGTGCCGCGCCTCACCTCGCGCGATCCCGATCGCTTCTGGACCAGCGGCCAGTGGATGACCGAGTCGACCGGCGGCTCCGACGTCGGCCGCAGCGAGACCGTCGCGACGAAGGACGAGAGCGGCCAGTGGCGCCTCTGGGGCCGCAAGTGGTTCACCTCCGCGACCACCGCGCAGATGTCGCTCACGCTCGCGCGCCCCGAGGGCAACGGCCCCGGCGGTCGCGGCCTCGCGCTCTTCTACGTCGAGACCCGCGATCCGAGCGGGCGCCTCCGCAACATCCTGGTGCATCGCCTCAAGGACAAGCTCGGCACGCGCAAGGTGCCCACCGCGGAGCTCACGCTCGACGGCACGCCCGCGACCCCGGTGATCGGGCTCGACAACGGCACCAAGTACATCTCGCCGATGCTCAACGTCACGCGCACCTGGAACACGGTGATGGCGGTGGCGGGCATGCGGCGCGGCATCGCGCTGGCGCGCGACTACGCGACGAAGCGCGTCGCGTTCGGCGCGCCGCTCTCGGAGAAGCCGCTCCACGTCGACACGCTCGCGGGCATCGCGGCGGAGTACGAGGCCGCGCTCCAGCTCGCGTTCTTCGTGGTGCAGCTCCACGGGCGCATCGAGGCACGCGAGGCGAGCGATCGCGACGTCCTGCTCGCGCGACTGCTGACGCCGATCGCGAAGCTCGTCACCGGCAAGCAGGCGGTCGCGGTCGCGAGCGAGGTGCTCGAGAGCTTCGGTGGCGCGGGTTACGTCGAGGACACCGGGCTGCCGGTGCTGCTGCGCGACGCGCAGGTCCTGCCGATCTGGGAAGGCACGACGAACGTGCTCTCGCTCGACACGCTGCGCGCGCTCGGCCACGGGCCCGACGTCGCGGCCGCGCTCGAGCACGAGATGGAGGCGCGCGTCGGGACGATCGCCGATGCCGCGCTGCGCGAGGTCGCGGAGCGCGCGCGGGGCGCGGTGCGGCGCGCGCTGGGCTGGCTCGCGTCGAGCTACTCGTCGAGCCCGCTCGACGTGGAGGGCGGGGCGCGCCGGTTCGCGCTGACGCTCGGACGCTCGCTCGAGCTGCTCCTCCTCGCGCACCACGCCGACTGGTCGCTGAAGAACGAGCGCGACGCGCGCGCCCGCGCCGCGGCGCTGCGCTTCGCGCGCGCGCCGTTCGATCTCGTCGAGGACACGCCGGTCGCGGATCTGCGCGCGCTGGCGAACGACGAGCCGCTCGCGGTCTGAGACCGACGCGCGACGGGCCGGTGCACGCCCGCACCGGCCCCGTGCACGTCCCCGATGGCCTCGTGCACGTCCCCGATGGCCTCGTGCACGTCCGCGATGGCCTCGTGCACGTCCGCGATGGCCTCGTGCACGTCCATGGTGGCCTGGTGCACGTCCATGGTGGCCTGGTGCACGTCCATGGTGGCCTGGTGCACGTCCATGGTGGCCTCGTGCACGTCCCCGGTGGCCTCGTGCACGTCCATGGTGGCCTCGTGCACGTCCATGGTGGCCTGGTGCACGTCCGCGATGGCCTCGTGCACGTCCGCGATGGCCTCGTGCACGTCCGCGACGGCCTCGTGCACGTCCGCGATGGCCTCGTGCACGTCCGTGGTGGGCTCGTGCACGCACGCCAGACCGCCGACGCACGCCCGACGATATCGCGCAACCTCGCGGGACCTCAGGGGTTCCACCGACTCACCCGCCCCTGCCGGCACGCCCGCCGCCGCTGGGCGAACCGTCACGACGGAACGCGCCCGTTCCCTGGTCGATCGCGATCCGCGGCTGTACCATCCAGACCGTTTCTCCGTCGCCGTGCAGGATCACGGCACGTTCCACCGCCCCGGCGGATTTCGCGTGCACGACCGCGGAACCGGGTCATTCCTCTCGCCCAGCCGCGCGGAAGCCGCGCGCAGCGAGCGAAGAAGCAGAGCGAGGAAGGCTAGAGATGGCTCACGACTTCGGCGTCAACCAGGGACTCGTCGAGGAGCTCTACCTCAAGTACCGCGAGAACCCGGCCTCGGTGGCCGCGGAATGGCGCAAGTTCTTCGATACGCTCGAAGAAGACCCGTTCCCGCCCCGTCGCTCCTCGGCGGGCACGCTCACCGCGCCGAGCTCGGTGGGCACGCTGCTCACGCCGAGCGCCGTCGGGACGATCACCGCGCCCGCGCCCACGACCAACGGCGGCAACGGCCAGGCGGCCGCGGCGGTGCAGCCCGTGATCGCCGCGCGCGCGGCGTCCGATCGCCGCTCGTTCATCCCCGGCCCCGAGACCCGCACCGCCACCGAGCTGCAGAGCCGCGTGTCCGCGATGGTCAACGCGTACCGCGTGCGCGGCCACCTCTTCGCCGATCTCGATCCGCTCGGCCTCGCCCCGAAGCCCGCGTTCGACATCGATCTCTCGGCGTTCGGCCTCGACAACGTCGACCTCGAGACGACGTTCCAGGCGATGGGCCAGCAGCTCTCGCTGCGGCAGATCGTCTCGCGCCTCAAGGAGACCTACTGCCGCACGATCGGCACCGAGGTCACGCAGATCGAGGATCCCGAGGAGCGCAACTGGCTGCAGCACCGCATGGAGTCGACGCTCAACCACGTCGATCTCACGCGCGAGCAGCAGCTCCGCCTCCTCGGCAAGCTCACCGAGGCCGAGGTCTGGGAGACCTTCATCGACACGACCTACGTGAAGACGAAGCGCTTCAGCCTCGAGGGCGGTGAGAGCACGATCCCGCTGCTCGAGCTGCTGATCGAGACGTCGGCCGCGCACGGCGCGGACGAGGTCGTCATCGGCATGGCGCACCGCGGCCGCCTCAACGTTCTCGTCAACGTGATGGAGCTGCCCGCGCACGACCTCCTCGCGGCGTTCGAGGACGCGCAGCCCGAGAAGTACAAGGGCCGCGGCGACGTGAAGTACCACCTCGGGTACTCGAGCGATCGCAAGCTCGCGGGCAAGAACGTCCACCTCACGCTCTCGTTCAACCCGAGCCACCTCGAGTTCGTGAACCCGGTGGTCGAGGGCCGCGTCCGCGCGAAGCAGGATCGCCGCGAGGACCACCACCGCAAGCGCGTCGTGCCGCTGCTCATCCACGGCGACGCGGCGTTCATCGGTCAGGGCGTGGTCGCCGAGACGCTCAACCTCGCGAACCTCCCCGGGTACACGACGGGCGGCACGATCCACGTCGTGATCAACAACCAGATCGGCTACACGACGGAGGTCGAGGACGCGCGCAGCACGCGCTACTGCACCGACCTCGTGCGCATGCTGCGCTGCCCGGTCTTCCACGTGAACGGCGAGGACCCCGAGGCGGTCGCGCAGGTCGCGAAGCTCGCGGCCGAGTACCGCCAGCGCTACAGCAAGGACGTCGTCGTCGACCTCTATTGCTACCGCAAGTACGGCCACAACGAGGGCGACGAGCCGCGCTTCACGCAGCCCGTGATGTACCGCGCGGTCGACTCGAAGAAGACGGTCCGCCAGGTCTACGTCGACCGCCTGCTCGAGCTCGGCAAGATCACGCCGAACGAGGCCGACGCGATCATGCAGGAGCGTCGCGAGCGTCTGTCGAAGGCGCTCCACCAGGTGCGCGAGACCAAGCACACCTACGAGCCCACGGCGTTCACCGGCGTGTGGACGGCCTACCAGGGCGGCCCCGACGCGAGCGCGCCCGACGCGCCGACCGCGGTCGCGAAGTCGACCCTGGTGCCGCTGCTCAACACGCTCGCGCACGTCCCCGACGGCTTCCAGCTCATGCGCCAGGTCGCGGCGGTCCAGCAGCAGTACAAGGAAGCCGCCGAGAAGGGCACCGGGATCCGCTGGGGCGTCGCGGAGAACCTCGCGTACGCGACGCTGCTCGCGCAGGGCTACAACGTCCGCCTCACCGGGCAGGACTCGCGGCGCGGCACGTTCGCCCACCGCATGGCGGTGCTCCACGACACCAACAGCGGCAACGAGTTCGTCCCGCTGCACCACCTCGGCGACGGCCAGGGTCGCTTCGAGATCTACGACTCGCCGCTCAGCGAGCAGGGCGTGCTCGGCTTCGAGTACGGCTACTCGCTCGACTCGCCCGACGCGCTGGTGATCTGGGAGGCGCAGTTCGGTGATTTCGCGAACGGTGCGCAGGTCATCATCGACCAGTTCCTCGTGAGCGGCGAGGACAAGTGGCATCGCCTCAACGGGCTCGTGATGCTGCTGCCGCACGGGTTCGAGGGCGCGGGCCCGGAGCACTCGAGCGCGCGCCTCGAGCGCTTCCTCGCGCTCGCCGCCGAGGACAACATCCAGGTCGTCAACCTCACGAACGCGTCGCAGATCTTCCACGCGCTGCGCCGTCAGGTGATGCGCCCGTGGCGCAAGCCGCTGGTCGTGATGTCGCCGAAGAGCCTGTTCCGCTCGGCGGAAGCGACCTGCACGCTCGACGACCTCGCGAACGGCAGCTTCCAGCGCATCATCGGCGACGCGGAGATCGCGCCGAAGAAGGCGAAGCGCGTGATCCTGTGCTCGGGCAAGGTCTACTACGACCTCGCGCAGCACCGTCACAAGCTCGGCCGTGACGACGTCGCGATCATCCGGCTCGAGCAGCTCTACCCGCTGCGCCCCGAGGAGATCCGCGACGTGCTGAGCGGCTACGCGGACGGCACCGACCTCGTGTGGGTCCAGGAGGAGCCGTTCAACAGCGGCGCGTGGTACTTCCTGAACGCGCGCCTGCCCTCGATGATCGAGTACCGCCTGCCGCTGCGCTGTGTCTCCCGAGTCGAGTCAGCGAGTCCTGCGACGGGCTCGGGCAAGGCGCACGCGCTCGAGCAGCAGCAGCTCATCGAGGAGGCCTTCGCGAACATCGGCGCGAAGACCGCGCGCGCGAGCACGCGCCCGCGCGCCTCGACCGCGAGCTGATCGCTCCTCGAGAGCACACGAAAAAGCCCCTCTCGCCTCAAGGCGAGAGGGGCTTCGTCGTTTCTCAGCAGATGATCAGCTCTTCACTTCGATGCGGCGCGCCTTCACGTTCTCGCGCTTCGGCAGGCGCACCGTGAGGATGCCGTCCTTCAGCGTCGCCTCGATCTTCTCGACGTCGACGGTGCGCGGCAGCTTGAACGATCGCGAGAACGCACCGACCCAGCGCTCGCGCACGTAGTGGCCCTCGTCGCGCTCGCTCTTGCGCTCGCCGCTGAACGTCAGCACGTCGTTCTCGACGCCGACGCTGATGTCCTCGAGCTTCAGCCCGGGGAGCTCGGCCTGCACGAAGATCGCGTCGGCGTCCTCGAAGACGTCGACCGCGGGCGCGAAGGTCGCGCGGGTCGCCGCGGCACCGCGCGGCGCGAACGAAGAACGGAACAGCTCGTCCTGGAGACGGCTCATCTCGGTGAACGGATCCCAGCGGGTCAGCATCGGCGTACTCCTCCCTTCGCGCGACGGACCTCGGCCGCCGCGCGTCGACACGTTTGGTTGGCGCTCTGCCCTCGGCGGCGCCGCATTCGCGAGCTCTCGCTCGGCCTCGGCGTCGCTCCGGGCGACGAGCGGACGGTAAGCATGTCGATCGAAGGGTCAAGACAGGTCGCGCTCGCCGCCGCGCGCCGAACGTGGAACGCTTCGTGAACCGCGTCGTCCCCATCCGCTCCCCGGAGGGTCTGCATGAGGTTCGCGTTCCCGCCGCTCACACCCGTCGTCCGCGTGATCCTCGTGGTGCTCTTCGCGTCGTTCGTCGCGCAGAGCCTGCTGCAGGGCCTCATCGGGCTGCCGCTCTTCGACTGGCTCGCGCTCTCTCCGGAGCTCGACGTGCCTCTGGCGTGGCAGTGGGCGACGTACCCGCTGGTGGAGTACGTGGGATCGAGCGCGGTGATCTCGCGCGCGATCGACCTCTTGTTGATCTGGACCTTCGGTGCGATGGCGGAGTCGCACCTGGGGCGCAACCGCACGCTCCAGCTCGTGGTGGTGTCGGTGCTCGGCGGCGCGATCCTGCCCCTCGCGTTCGGGCTGCTCTTCGGCGACTACGCGATGCCGGCCGCGGGCGCGGGCGCGATCGCCTGGGCGATGATGGGCGCGTTCGCGGTGATCACGCGCGGTGCGCCGGTGAACTTCGTGCTGATGCCGAGCATGAGCGCGTGGCACGCGCTCGGTGTCTTCCTGGTGATCACCGCGCTCCAGTCGATGTGGGCGCGCACGCCGACGCCGCTCCTCATCGCGCTCGGCGCGCTCGCGGCCGCGGTGCTCTTCGTTCGCTGGATCGAGCAGCGCCCCACGCGGCCGACGAAGAAGACCGGTGGCAATGGGCCGCGGCGGCGCAGCGGCGCGTCCCACCTGCAGGTGATCCCGGGCGGTCAGTCGAGCGAGGACGAGCGCCCGCGCTGGCTCAATTGACCACGACGTGAGCTAGGATGCGCGGCCGATGGGCCGCGTCTGGGCGATCGCGATCAACACGTTCCGCGAAGCGGTGCGAGATCGCGTGCTCTACGGCGTGCTCGGGTTCGCGACCGCGCTCCTGCTCTTCACGCTCGCGCTCGCCGAGCTCTCGC is a window encoding:
- a CDS encoding RNA polymerase sigma factor, producing MSPAAQGDAFFRHEYGRLVAMLVRRVGARHLEAIEDAVQSALLAALETWPTGGAPENPSAWLFRSAHNAVLGSLRSETRRARLRGRHRPESELTDAPEAYLAADVPDDLLRMLFVCCDPGIPIEAQLVLALKTLCGFGVREIAERLFLTEANVYKRLARARERLRRRSPLEGDLALPELASRAPAVRAVLYLMFTEGHLSSHADGAVRVELCDEAVRLAMLLSDHGAGNTAETAALLALMHLHRARTPARLDPAGGLVLLEEQDRAAWDADEIHAGLAWLERSASGDVLSRYHIEAAIAAEHSLAASFASTRWDRVIELYEQLERLAPSPLHRLNRAIATAEWRGAQAGLAVLDDVEPPTWLAGWFLWAAVLADLHLRAGHRERADRYRELALEAAPSPQLRDVLARRLAE
- a CDS encoding YciI family protein — its product is MPKYLCLQRSLPGGSPAEKPSPAQMQAMYAKFDAWRQKFQANLTDLGGRLGQGRLVTSEPVPDGPFVELKELVGGYMIVTASSLDEAAAIARECPGLVSAGSGVEVIEIRTP
- the lnt gene encoding apolipoprotein N-acyltransferase, which gives rise to MKRALRAVLLGGAGGACIAVAGSPLELVALAFLGPALLLLAIDDGETSPRIALLAGASCGFVCNAITTSWIVPLLEEYAAFPTIAGVAVGALMWIGQALPIAVGAWLAAPLMTRGIAGWIALPITLTIAGSIAPMLFPWRLGVSQMPGVTFVQLAELGGPPLIDLALALGSCAAMHALRRRDPRVAVIAALVIALPYAYGAWRIDAIRAQREAAPSLRIGVVQPNLGVREKHDPFLRDAHLRLHRDMTRELEARGVDLVLWPESSYPSYLPHDPNRDLRAIGRILSDGVRGPILFGALTEAPGRRYNSVIGLAREGHVTGIYDKVNLLAFGEYVPLWDFLPPLQRVVRRGFTHGLAEGTVPIAGAHVGVLNCYEDLLVEHARLTAALDPSFLANFTNDAWFGDTFAPHLHHMLARLRAVETRRDLVRAVNTGVSGLVLATGEDAGRTPPFERTSFIAEVRLLDGALTPWVRFGDLVTPALLGVYLAMAFARRRAPVATT
- a CDS encoding diacylglycerol/lipid kinase family protein translates to MDRDPFLLVVNPRAGAGRAEKRLPALSDALRAAGAEFEIARTAGPRHATEIVRDALGRGVRGIGVVGGDGTLNEAVNGFFDADGRVIEPDAWIGPLSCGTGGDFRKTIGSPDVGAGGRGMDALANRFVAAKPRPLDVGWLEMIDHEGVPARRAFLNIASFGVGGLVDRLVNETPKWMGGTPAFFLGTVRALARYRSQRVRVRLDDGPARETKIVNMAVANGRFFGGGMQIAPRAEIDDGLFDVVGLEMDVSASFGLTSRIYQGRHLDRPGVTFERARRVRAEPVNEGDHVLLDVDGEAPGRLPATFSVRASAIHLRG
- a CDS encoding acyl-CoA dehydrogenase family protein, whose product is MKVTPFNQPPPALGNQYDEDRPLRSLLARIVPRDALLSIEPVLRDLGELAGGELYRMQLDDRENDPKLVHWDAWGNRIDHIEVSPLWRRAERIAAEKGLVATAYERRLGALSRVHQFSLVHLFGPATDIYACPLAMTDGAARTLLESGNAVLAERAVPRLTSRDPDRFWTSGQWMTESTGGSDVGRSETVATKDESGQWRLWGRKWFTSATTAQMSLTLARPEGNGPGGRGLALFYVETRDPSGRLRNILVHRLKDKLGTRKVPTAELTLDGTPATPVIGLDNGTKYISPMLNVTRTWNTVMAVAGMRRGIALARDYATKRVAFGAPLSEKPLHVDTLAGIAAEYEAALQLAFFVVQLHGRIEAREASDRDVLLARLLTPIAKLVTGKQAVAVASEVLESFGGAGYVEDTGLPVLLRDAQVLPIWEGTTNVLSLDTLRALGHGPDVAAALEHEMEARVGTIADAALREVAERARGAVRRALGWLASSYSSSPLDVEGGARRFALTLGRSLELLLLAHHADWSLKNERDARARAAALRFARAPFDLVEDTPVADLRALANDEPLAV